AGGCTGCTGGCCGCATTCAGCCATACCCTGGTACCATCTGGTAAGATCAGCTGATACTGGCGGCCCCGGGCAGTGGTAATGGTATTGTAAGCGACAGGTCCGGTATGCTTCGAATGATTACCATTCCTTTCCTTATAGGAGATCTCTCCGTTCCTTAACTGAATGGCGGTGGTGCCCTGCATAGCGATCAGGCCATGTTGCGAGCTATCCAGCACTATATCGCTACCGTCAGCCAGGGTAAGTATTGCGCCCGTCTTTCCCGGAAGAATGTCAGTATGCTTTGCCAGCTGTGGTGGCGCCGGTGCAGGTGACTGCCGTAATAAATAATAACCACCGGTGAGCAGCAATAAAACAGCTGCTGCGGCTACTGCCCAACGGCGAATAGGGAATAGGGGTCTTACGACCGGTTCCTGCCGGATACTTTGTAAAAGCTGATCCTGTATGTTGGCAGCAATTCCTGCTTTCTGCTGATCGAAATCTTTCAGCACGTTCCGGTCCCGGTAATCCAGCACTTCCAGGTACTGTTCTACAAACGCGGCTTCTTCAGGGGATGCTTCCCCTTCATTATACCTGGCGAGCAGTTGGAAGAAGTGTTGTTTGTCCTTGCCGGAATCGTACATAACAGGTGGCTTTAATAGTATAGTCAGGAAAAAAGGAGTGCTTTCCCGACCTCAGGACACTTTTTTTAAAAAAGTTTTCCGGCTGCCTGGTCAGAGCGTGTCATCCAGCAGGACGAGCAGGATGAGGAGGTGCCCGAAATGGGCTTTCAGGTCCTGTATAGAGATGCTGAGCTGGTTCTGTACTGTCTTACGGGAGAGCTGAAGGTTATCGGCAATCTCCTGGGTGGTGAGGTGGTGGAGATAGTATTGAATAAAGATCTGCCGGCGTCTTTCCGGCAATACTTCTGCCCATGAAATGATCAGGGCCGTGAGGTCTTTTTCCAGTAATGCCTGATCTGCTTTATAAAGGGATTCTTCTGTATTGTCAAGCAATTCGAAGAAGAATTCGTCTTTTTTAGCGATGAGTTTATTAATAATACGGTATTGGAGGGCTTTTCCCAGGTAGGCAGGCAGGTTCATGATGGCCAGTTCTTGCCTGCGACGCCACAGGTCCAGAAAAAGGTCATGTACAAGTTCCCGGGCCAGTTCCTGGTCACCCAGCTTTTTACTGGCTGTCGTATACAGCTTTTCCCAATGCCGTTGAAATAATTGCTGGAAGGCCGTTTCTGAGCCGTTTTTAATAAGACTGAGCAGCTGTTGGTCGGTGTCGGTATGTATGAAGTCGTTCACTAAGCGCTTAAGATTTCCCCCAGGCTTAAATTTAATCAAAAAATAAGGAATTTGTACAACTCCTGACAGCATCTGGATTTAGCGGGTAATGGCCGGACGCAAACAGCATATTCCTTATACGGTCAGTGGCTTCACTTCAGTGTATCCAGATAGTACTTCAGTTGTTTGAGAAAAAGTGTATAAGGGGCTTTGCTGTTCTCCAGTTTGCCAAAGTTGCGTGCACCCCAGTATCCCGACATGACGAACAGGGTGACCTGTTTCGCATTCACATCTTTTCTTACCAACCCGTTTTTCTTGCCTTTTTCAATAGTGGCGATCATGTTTTTCGTCCATTGTTGGGTCAGTTCGTTTAACGCCTCATTAAAATCGGCGTTCCAGGGACTCATTTCCTGTGCGAAATTAGCCACCGGACATCCATATTCAACCTGGAGGAATTTATCCTCCATCAGCAGGTGATGCACTAAGTTATAAATAGCTTCCAATGGCGGTTCGTCTTTTTGTAAGGGGGCAATAAAACTTTGCGTAAGTGCAGGCTTCATTAATTCATTGATAATGGCGATCCCCATTTCATCTTTGTTTTTGAAATGGTAGTAAAAGGCGCCTTTGGTGACCTGGGTGGTGGCAATAATGTCGTCAATACTGGTGGTCTTGTAACCCCTGACATAAATTAGTTCGAATGCTTTTTGCAGAATATTGATCCGCGTCGCTTCCGCCTTTTTCATCTGGATATCTTTGGTTTATGTAATTGCCCACGTTAAAGTAAGGTAACAATTTACGTGTGCAAAGTTGCATTATTTCCCGGAGGTTTCCTGAGCGCCAAGACTGTAGATATACTTTTTCACCAGTTGTAATCCTTCCTCATCTACAATGGTAGTGCCGGTTTTCGGCATATGGTATTCTCCCAGTGTATGCATCCTGACGAGCATGTTTTGTTTGTTGAACTGAATGCCGGTTTCCTCAAAAGGAAGGGAATAACCGAGTTGGATAGAGGTGTTGCCTGCGATGCCGGCCGACTGATGACAATGTGCGCAATTGATATCGAGATAGGCTCTGGCCCTCACAGGAACAGCGAGTGATGCGTCATTATAATCGGGCATGGAGGGAATGGAAGTGATGTTGGCCTGCGCGAGTATACCTTTATGCATGAGATAGTTGAGTTGCGGCTGCCGGATACCATCTCTGTCAACAATGATATGCAGGTTGGATGCTGTGGGGCCTATCGGACTTAATGCGTCTCCTGACCGATGGCAGGAACCACAATCCTGCTGTGTGGGGATCTTATAGTGCAGCTGTCTTTTTTTTCCGGTATGATCAGTGAACATCACCGGAACGGTAGCGCCATCCTTTAATAAAGTTGCATCGGTCTGGGCGTCATTCCAGCGATATGTTGCCGCATTCCATTTTTTATCTTTCAATAATAGCAGGCGGGTCTCTATGATTTGCCTGCTACCGTTCGCAGTAGAGGAGTAATAGAATGTTTTGGCGATGATGGTGCCTTCGGGAAAGATGGGTAGTCCGTTGCCGTTCAGCACCAGCTTACTTCCGGCAGGGATCTTTAACAGCCGTTGTTTCTCCGCATAGTCTGTAAATAAGGTGGAGGCGATATGAAAGGTGACGACGCCGGTAGCTGGCAGCAGATCCCTCATTTTTCCTTCGAACAGCGGGTAGGCGGAGAGTGTGTTCTTAAATGATATATTGTTACTGATAGCCTGTGAGGAATTGTTACAGGCTATCAGATATGACGCTAGCGCAGCGATCAAAACAATAAGCGGAATATATTTATTTGCCCGCACTGTTGTTTGTGTTATGCGGCCCGTTCTGCTGGCGTTCGCTAGCCGCTTCTTCCGGTACCAGTATATATTTATCTACATAAAAGTTCCCGAAAGGGATCAGGCAGGAGAGCAGTACTTTCCAGGAAGTCTGAAAAAATTTCCAGCGGTAGGTGACAGCCACACTGAGAGTAGTGATCACGAAAACGATGAAAAGTATGCCATGAACGGGTCCCAGTAGTTTAACCAGTGCAGGTTGCTGTGCCCAGTATTTTAATGGCACCGCAATGAAGACGAGTATGATTAGGGACATTCCTTCGAAGAATCCGAGGATCCTGAGACGGCCTATCGGCGTTTTAACAAGATGTAACATGATATTGAACAGTGATTAGAATGATCGGAGAAAAGGTCGGTTAGCTAATGGAGAGAACGGCCATGGTATTGCGATGAGTATGATCAGCAGCCCCAGGGAATACCATCGTAACATGTTCCTGAATTTTGACTGATCCGTATCCATCCGTTTGGCTGTTGCGGAGCCAATGGTGATGATGACGATAGCAATGATCATGAGACAGAGGTGTATGAAACGAAAGAACGTGTGTTCGCTGACGATATTATCTGAAGCAGCATCAAATCCCGCCAGCTTCACCACAGGACTGATGCAATACAGGGCGATGCCGAGTACCAGTTGTATATGTGTAATGGTGGCGGTAAGGTGCCTGATCGTGTTACTGGATCGGGAGAATGGCTTGTTAAGCCGGATACCATTCCACGCCGTAATGATCGCAGCAATAAGACTGAAGACAACAAGATATCTGTTGACGGAATGTAGTAGTAGCAACGTCTGGTGCATAGTTTGGCTATTGAACGAAGCAAAGATAAATAAAAACATACTAGTTAGTATGTTTTTGAAAAATAAAGGTATGGGTAATGTAAAAATGGCTGCTGTGTGGTTATGCCTTTCCTTTCTTCAGTGTCAGCACGGTTATCTCCGGCCACATACCGATCCTGCCTTTTAATCCGTGGAAGCCAAATCCTCTGTTTACATACAGGTACTTTCCGTCCTGGTTGTACAAGCCGGCCCACTGTTTATAGAAATACTTGATCGGGCTCCATTTGAATCCAAATAATTCAATACCGAACTGCATACCATGCGTATGTCCTGCGAGGGTAAGATGTACGTGCTGATCATGATCTACGGTCACTTCATCCCAGTGGGACGGATCATGGGACATCAGTATTTTGAAAGCATTATCAGGTACATTGGTGGTGGCCTGTTTGAGGTCACCATATTTGTGAAAGCCGCCTTTACCCCAGTTCTCTACACCGATCAGCGCAATACTTTGTCCCTGTTTGCTGATCCTGATAGCTTCGTTCAGTAGTAGCTGGAAACCGATCTCACCGTGGATCTCTTTTAAGCGGACCAGGTTTGCTTCCTTGGCAACCGGACTTTCCCAACGCATATAGTCTCCGTAGTCATGGTTACCCAGAACGGAATATTTGCCATAGGGAGCTTTCAGTTTAGTGAAAGCGGGGATCCATGGGTCCATTTCCGTCGCCATGTTATTCACAAGATCTCCCGTAAAAAGCAGCAGATCGCTGTTCTGTGCATTAACGAGGTCAAGTCCTTTTTGCACACCTGCGGCATCGCTGAAGCTACCGGAGTGTATATCTGAGATCTGTGTAATGGTGAAGCCATCGAATGCTTCCGGGAGGTCGGGGAAGTGTAATGTTTCCTTACGTACGCGGTAAAAGTGTTTGCCGCGTGTTAAACCGAAGAGAATGACAAGGAACAGGACACCTGCGAGTGCCAGTGTCGCCTCGCTGACATACAGGCTCCTGGGCGGAAATCCCCTGAAGATCCTGACGAGGTCTTCCGCTAACAGAAATACCGAGGAGAACAGTTTGGGTACGAAAAGTAATATCATGGCCGCCATCAGCAGCGACAGCATTCTTTGTACGCGCTTGCCTGCCCTGAGCAGGGAGATGCTGACGATAATGCCCGCCATTATGAGTATATCGAGCAGCCAGTAGCCCTGATGGAACAGGGCGTTATGGGTAAGTGTAGTGATAGCCTGGTAGAAATAAACATCGCCTGCCACAAACAGTAATAAGATCAAAAAAAGCCTTCTAGCCATATAGATAAATCCTGTGTTTTATAGATAGACGAATGGCACACAGAAATATTTTACCAGTGGGCACTAATTTTGAAAGATGACCTGATCATGTTAGCAGACAGGGCCCTGCCGCTGCCGGACTATACCTTGCTGTATCTGTCTACCTGGGCGATAGCGTCTTTTAAGATCTCTAAATGAACACGCAGGATCATTTCCTCTTCCGCATTGCTGTATGCCTTTTCCCCTTTGATGTTCGTTCTGCATTTACGGTAGTAGGTAGGAATGCTCCATCCGCATTCTTCGCAGATCCTGTCCCGAAGAACGACGGGTAAATGGGTCATTATCAAATGCAGTTCATTCAGCAGATTACTGGTTGGTTGGTCCTTCTTTTGTCCTGTTTGTGGCGCGTTCATATCCTGGAGCTTTTCTTATTATCTGATAAAATGGTTGTCCATAACAGCCCTTTTTCACCCTGTCACTGTGTGTTTTATGTTTTTGCTGTTGGAATAAAGTTACCATAATTATACTTAATTGTCAAAATTGACAATTTTATTTTTAAATAGAACTGCATATTCGGAACGTGAAAGTCCGTAATACAACATATTTAAAAGCCTTCGGAGAGCATCTGAAGAAGGTCATAGTTTCTCAGGAGAAGACACCGGAAGAAGTAGCTGCCCATGGTGGTTTGGAAACAAAGCAGGTGTATCGTGTCATCAACGGAGAGCATAGTGCGACCATATCTATCATCTATTCTATTGCCAAAGGAGTTGGCGTACCACCTAAAGATCTGTTTGACTTTGAATTTGAGGATGTTTCTTAGGAAAGTATTGCTGATGAACGCTGTCAACTGACCGTTCGGGTCATTTCGGACCTGCCTGATGTAATTTATATCACTCCTTCTTATATATAACGTCACAATCTTATCTTTAGTCCCTGACTAAATGCCCACGCATCTGGAATTAACTATGAACAAATTACTTTTAACCGCTTCCTGTGCCCTGGTTACGTGCAGTCTTTATGCGCAGCAGCCTGTTACAGTTGACGCTTACCGGTTCGCA
The DNA window shown above is from Chitinophaga agri and carries:
- a CDS encoding metallophosphoesterase, with translation MARRLFLILLLFVAGDVYFYQAITTLTHNALFHQGYWLLDILIMAGIIVSISLLRAGKRVQRMLSLLMAAMILLFVPKLFSSVFLLAEDLVRIFRGFPPRSLYVSEATLALAGVLFLVILFGLTRGKHFYRVRKETLHFPDLPEAFDGFTITQISDIHSGSFSDAAGVQKGLDLVNAQNSDLLLFTGDLVNNMATEMDPWIPAFTKLKAPYGKYSVLGNHDYGDYMRWESPVAKEANLVRLKEIHGEIGFQLLLNEAIRISKQGQSIALIGVENWGKGGFHKYGDLKQATTNVPDNAFKILMSHDPSHWDEVTVDHDQHVHLTLAGHTHGMQFGIELFGFKWSPIKYFYKQWAGLYNQDGKYLYVNRGFGFHGLKGRIGMWPEITVLTLKKGKA
- a CDS encoding TetR/AcrR family transcriptional regulator, whose translation is MKKAEATRINILQKAFELIYVRGYKTTSIDDIIATTQVTKGAFYYHFKNKDEMGIAIINELMKPALTQSFIAPLQKDEPPLEAIYNLVHHLLMEDKFLQVEYGCPVANFAQEMSPWNADFNEALNELTQQWTKNMIATIEKGKKNGLVRKDVNAKQVTLFVMSGYWGARNFGKLENSKAPYTLFLKQLKYYLDTLK
- a CDS encoding RNA polymerase sigma factor — its product is MNDFIHTDTDQQLLSLIKNGSETAFQQLFQRHWEKLYTTASKKLGDQELARELVHDLFLDLWRRRQELAIMNLPAYLGKALQYRIINKLIAKKDEFFFELLDNTEESLYKADQALLEKDLTALIISWAEVLPERRRQIFIQYYLHHLTTQEIADNLQLSRKTVQNQLSISIQDLKAHFGHLLILLVLLDDTL
- a CDS encoding helix-turn-helix domain-containing protein; amino-acid sequence: MKVRNTTYLKAFGEHLKKVIVSQEKTPEEVAAHGGLETKQVYRVINGEHSATISIIYSIAKGVGVPPKDLFDFEFEDVS
- a CDS encoding FecR family protein, whose amino-acid sequence is MYDSGKDKQHFFQLLARYNEGEASPEEAAFVEQYLEVLDYRDRNVLKDFDQQKAGIAANIQDQLLQSIRQEPVVRPLFPIRRWAVAAAAVLLLLTGGYYLLRQSPAPAPPQLAKHTDILPGKTGAILTLADGSDIVLDSSQHGLIAMQGTTAIQLRNGEISYKERNGNHSKHTGPVAYNTITTARGRQYQLILPDGTRVWLNAASSLTYPTAFTEKERTVKVTGEAYFDVAANASQPFKVIINDVTSIHVLGTAFNINAYKDEATINTTLITGAVRVSHQETSQLLKPGQEAQIGQQIRLIKEADVNSAVAWKEGIFAFNNADLQTVMRQLARWYDIEVSYEGKIPTATFTGEIDKTLTLSQVLQGLSATSINYKIEGKKLIIIQH
- a CDS encoding DUF3817 domain-containing protein; translated protein: MLHLVKTPIGRLRILGFFEGMSLIILVFIAVPLKYWAQQPALVKLLGPVHGILFIVFVITTLSVAVTYRWKFFQTSWKVLLSCLIPFGNFYVDKYILVPEEAASERQQNGPHNTNNSAGK